From the genome of Notolabrus celidotus isolate fNotCel1 chromosome 5, fNotCel1.pri, whole genome shotgun sequence, one region includes:
- the bhlha9 gene encoding class A basic helix-loop-helix protein 9: MSCSSVTGSEFSEEELDLGVLDQGDDDSSPKASFQDSESSNSPSDPEEGQTKKRNRPVRSKARRMAANVRERKRILDYNQAFNALRVTLNHDLSGKRLSKIATLQRAINRISALSVFLSTNPPNKPCTHRECNRSSVGPAGMGASRLEQSRVTIPRLEHQSYVPWHASISHQMQPQQGAHMHRLPAETHLYMDNPVSSCPPSPHYPCYPPEGQIYASHGHCSSPHDHPPSPLRYPQVGEGLGYQPGMWASCTQRYMDTFVEPSQALGLPWQVNYLQEPEHNLPLCADIL; encoded by the coding sequence ATGAGCTGCAGCAGTGTTACAGGATCAGAGTTCTCAGAGGAGGAGCTAGATCTTGGTGTGCTGGATCAGGGAGACGACGATAGCAGTCCAAAGGCATCTTTTCAGGACAGTGAGAGCTCCAATAGCCCGAGTGACCCAGAGGAAGGCCAGACAAAGAAACGCAACCGGCCCGTCCGCTCAAAAGCCAGAAGAATGGCCGCTAATGTCCGTGAGCGAAAACGCATCCTGGACTACAACCAAGCTTTCAACGCCCTGCGAGTGACTCTGAACCATGACCTGAGTGGCAAACGGCTATCCAAGATCGCCACCCTGCAGAGAGCCATCAACCGgatctctgctctctctgtgttcctgaGCACCAACCCCCCAAACAAGCCATGCACCCACCGGGAGTGCAACAGGTCGTCTGTGGGTCCAGCTGGGATGGGAGCCTCTCGACTCGAGCAGAGCAGGGTGACAATCCCTCGCCTTGAGCATCAGAGCTACGTCCCCTGGCATGCTTCCATCTCGCACCAGATGCAGCCACAACAAGGAGCCCACATGCATCGACTACCAGCTGAGACTCACCTCTACATGGACAACCCTGTGTCCTCCTGTCCTCCATCACCTCACTACCCCTGTTACCCCCCTGAGGGACAGATTTATGCCTCACACGGACACTGCAGCAGCCCCCATGACCACCCGCCTAGCCCTCTCAGGTACCCACAGGTGGGTGAGGGATTGGGGTACCAGCCAGGGATGTGGGCCTCCTGCACTCAAAGGTACATGGACACGTTTGTGGAGCCTTCTCAAGCTCTGGGGCTCCCCTGGCAGGTAAACTACCTGCAGGAGCCAGAGCACAACCTCCCCCTGTGTGCAGACATACTGTGA